From Brachionichthys hirsutus isolate HB-005 chromosome 2, CSIRO-AGI_Bhir_v1, whole genome shotgun sequence, one genomic window encodes:
- the neurod4 gene encoding neurogenic differentiation factor 4, translated as MMTKPFVKSCSVSELVTSLSWLEDEDASSQDGEESPETRERHGMTAGSRIHSCTELGSEDMDMEEEEDEDEEGTGLNGENGPKRRGPKKKKMTKARQERFRARRVKANARERSRMHGLNDALENLRTVMPCYSKTQKLSKIETLRLARNYIWALSEVLESGQSSESHGFMEMLCKGLSQPTSNLVAGCLQLGPGPMLLNKQENCGGPGVGGVGGQAGHPLSYPSPGLPSPPYGSLEASHLLHMKGFKGPIYDNPSPNECSSGTPPYDGPLTPPLSISGSFALKQEHSPHEPERNYAPHPGHHAHYLSSNFPTSTTGSLPVGPQGHPLFQASRYELPIDVTFDSFSPHLITSQISTI; from the coding sequence ATGATGACAAAACCATTTGTAAAGAGCTGCAGTGTGAGCGAGCTGGTGACCTCACTCAGCTGgctggaggatgaggatgcCAGTTCTCAGGATGGAGAGGAAAGCCCAGAGACGAGGGAGCGCCATGGAATGACTGCAGGCAGCCGGATCCACTCCTGCACAGAACTGGGTAGTGAGGATATGGAtatggaggaagaagaggatgaggatgaggaggggacTGGACTAAATGGAGAAAATGGTCCAAAAAGGAGAGgcccgaagaagaagaagatgaccaAAGCCAGACAGGAGAGGTTCCGTGCTCGACGAGTCAAGGCCAATGCCAGAGAACGTTCGCGTATGCATGGGCTAAATGACGCCCTGGAAAATCTGCGCACAGTAATGCCTTGCTACTCCAAGACACAGAAACTGTCAAAGATCGAGACGCTACGTCTGGCCCGTAACTACATCTGGGCTTTGTCAGAGGTTCTTGAAAGTGGCCAGTCTTCAGAGAGCCACGGCTTTATGGAAATGCTGTGTAAAGGTTTGTCCCAGCCCACCAGTAACCTCGTGGCTGGCTGCTTGCAGCTGGGGCCCGGTCCGATGTTGCTCAACAAGCAGGAAAACTGTGGAGGCCCAGGCGTCGGTGGGGTCGGGGGTCAGGCTGGGCATCCCCTCAGCTACCCATCTCCTGGCCTTCCGAGTCCCCCCTATGGCTCTTTGGAAGCATCCCACCTCCTCCATATGAAGGGATTCAAGGGGCCTATATATGATAACCCCTCCCCTAACGAGTGCAGCAGTGGCACCCCGCCATATGATGGGCCTCTCACCCCCCCTCTGAGCATTAGTGGCAGCTTTGCCCTGAAGCAAGAGCATTCTCCCCATGAGCCAGAGAGGAACTACGCACCCCACCCTGGTCACCATGCCCACTACCTCTCGTCTAATTTCCCCACTTCCACGACTGGCAGTCTACCAGTGGGGCCTCAGGGCCACCCACTTTTTCAGGCTTCACGCTATGAGCTTCCCATTGATGTGACCTTTGACTCATTTAGCCCCCACCTGATCACCTCTCAGATAAGCACCATCTGA